From Solanum lycopersicum chromosome 8, SLM_r2.1, the proteins below share one genomic window:
- the LOC138337866 gene encoding uncharacterized protein, whose protein sequence is MSSSWDRFTAFVRGVPNHCTDDESLKEYFYRGQDDNNKAVLDTIAGDSFGECTYTEITEKLAHMRTEQLKNKEDSGAFTIPCTIGLLHFAKALCDLGAIINLMPLSFYKKLGLGDPKPIAMRLLMADQKVKRPVGVHHDVLMKVESFIFPSDFVNLDCEVDFEVTIILGRPFLETCHALVYMEKRKMKFRLNNEDATFNICTSMKRSGELQTALRH, encoded by the exons ATGAGTAGCTCTTGGGATAGATTTACTGCGTTCGTGAGAGGTGTCCCAAACCATTGCACTGATGATGAGTCattgaaagagtacttctatcggggacaagatgataataataaggcaGTGCTTGATACTATCGCGGGTGACTCTTTTGGGGAGTGCACATACACAGAGATCACAGAGAAGTTGGCTCACATGAGAACTGAGCAGTTGAAA AATAAAGAAGATTCAGgcgctttcactattccatgtaccatCGGCTTATTACACTTTGCTAAAGCACTGTGTGATCTCGGTGCAATCATAAATCTTATGCCTCTCTCCTTttataagaagttgggtttaggtgacccaaagcccattGCAATGAGGTTATTGATGGCCGATCAAAAAGTGAAGAGGCCCGTTGGGGTACACCATGATGTGCTCATGAAGGTAGAGTCCTTTATATTTCCGTCCGATTTTGTGAATCTTGACTGTGAGGTGGATTTTGAGGTgactattattcttgggaggccgtTTCTTGAAACTTGTCATGCCTTGGTTTATAtggaaaaaaggaaaatgaagtttaggttgaacaatgaagatgcaactttcaacatttgtacGTCCATGAAGCGGAGTGGTGAACTCCAAACGGCGTTGAGGCACTAg